In Pseudomonas sp. Q1-7, the genomic window CCCCAAGCCATCAAGACCCAGGACGGTGAAGATTTCCAAGACCCGCTACCCGGTGGACCGCAAGGCTGCTCCGCTTAAGTGAACAGCATTACGCGTTTGCGGGGCTTTCTCGTTGCTGACGGCGTATCAGTCTTCGCGGTAGCGACGCAGCTTCAGTTGCTTGCCGGCGACGCGGGTGTCCTTCAGCTTGCCCAGCAGGCGGTCGAGGCCTTCTTCCGGCAGCTCGATGAGACTGAAGGTCTCGCGGATCTGGATACGGCCGATGGCCTCGCGGGCGATGCCGCCTTCATTGAGGATGGCGCCGAGCAGGTTCTTCGCGGCGATGCCGTCGCGGGTCCCCAGGGCGGTACGGCAACGTACGCGGCCCTCGGCCAGCGGCATCGGCGCCCGACGCTCGCGGTATTCGCCACGCTCGCCACCTTCGCGCTCGCGGCGCTCGCGCGGCTGGAAGCTCGGCACCAGCGGCTGCTCGCGCTCCACATCGGCCAGGTTCAGCGCCTGACCATTGGTGGCCTTCTTCAGCAGCGCCGACGCCAGGGCACGCGGGCTGCAGCCGATATCGGCGATCAGGCGGTCCAGCAGCTCGCCGTGGCTGGCTTCTGCCTCGGCGACCAGCGGAGTGAGGCCGGCGGTGAGCTTCTTGATGCGTGCGTCCAGCACCTGCTGGGCGTTGGGCAGGCGCACCTCGGCAACCTTCTGGCCGGTCACGCGCTCGATCACCTGCAGCATGCGGCGCTCGCGCGGGGTCACCAGCAGCAGCGCACGACCATCGCGGCCGGCACGACCGGTACGGCCGATGCGGTGCACGTAGGATTCCGGGTCGTACGGCATGTCCACGTTGAACACGTGGGTGATGCGCGGTACGTCGATACCACGGGCGGCGACGTCGGTGGCGACGACGATGTCGAGGCGGCCGTCCTTGAGGGACTCGATCACGCGCTCGCGCTGGTTCTGGGCGATGTCGCCGTTCAGCGCGGCGGCCTTGTAACCCTTGGCTTCCAGGGCGCTGGCCAGGTCCAGGGTGGCCTGCTTGGTGCGCACGAAGGCGATCAGGGCGTCGAATTCC contains:
- a CDS encoding DEAD/DEAH box helicase — encoded protein: MTQEIGGFAALGIHPSVLAAISAVGYEEPSPIQAQSIPVILAGHDMIGQAQTGTGKTAAFALPILSRIDPAKREPQALILAPTRELALQVATAFETYAKQMPGLNVVAVYGGAPMGPQLKALRQGAQVIVATPGRLCDHLRRDDRMLATVHQLVLDEADEMLKLGFMDDLEVIFEALPESRQSVLFSATLPPSIRSIAERHLKTPQHVKIAAKTQTVARIEQAHLMVHADQKTAAVLRLLEVEEFDALIAFVRTKQATLDLASALEAKGYKAAALNGDIAQNQRERVIESLKDGRLDIVVATDVAARGIDVPRITHVFNVDMPYDPESYVHRIGRTGRAGRDGRALLLVTPRERRMLQVIERVTGQKVAEVRLPNAQQVLDARIKKLTAGLTPLVAEAEASHGELLDRLIADIGCSPRALASALLKKATNGQALNLADVEREQPLVPSFQPRERREREGGERGEYRERRAPMPLAEGRVRCRTALGTRDGIAAKNLLGAILNEGGIAREAIGRIQIRETFSLIELPEEGLDRLLGKLKDTRVAGKQLKLRRYRED